One genomic segment of Aquipluma nitroreducens includes these proteins:
- a CDS encoding GDSL-type esterase/lipase family protein codes for MRYRFHIVFLLISFLMGNTIIGFSQPSDQKIRVASIGDSVTKGYGLKNPESQSYPAQLQTLLGSSYQVENFGVSGTTLLSKGHRPYVLTDEYQRALAFKPQIVIIHLGLNDTDPRNWPNYRDDFIPDYLKLIHSFQSLDGKSPKIFICRMTPIFNAHPRFKSGTRDWFWQIQEKIEQIAKTAQVGLIDLHTPLYSRPDLFKDAIHPDQTGAGIIAKTVFQHITGNFGGLQLAPVFMNHMVLQQKSKIHVWGKANSGSEIVGEFNHQIEKCIVGESGDWSLTFNPAPAGGPYTLKVNSGNQQSVLLNDILVGEIWICAGQSNMEFQLKDAATASSDLPKVANPNLRFYQLKGIVRPDDTKWDSLSLERINKLDFFEGNWEKCNPENSGNFSAIGYYFGKMLNENLNVPVGIIQVSVGGAPIEAFIDRKTLEFDPNLVDVLTNWKQNDFIMDWCRDRAKLNISLSKNELQRHPFEPAYIYESGIQVLAGMPVSGVIWYQGESNAHNAEHYKNAFPALVNSWRSSFNNPEMPFYFAQLSSLNRPSWPYFRNIQRQLSLSVPNTAMVVTSDLGDSLNVHPKRKREVGERFAKLALAKVYGQKLEYSGPEVLGFKQIGEVIRIQFNHASQLKTSDGMPLREFEIAGRDGIFELVNASVNGKEIIIQTQIKNVQKIRYGWNPFSRGNLVNEAGLPASTFEMEIDKNILIK; via the coding sequence ATGAGATACAGGTTTCATATCGTTTTTTTGCTGATCAGTTTTTTGATGGGTAACACCATCATTGGATTCAGCCAACCTTCTGATCAGAAAATACGGGTGGCCTCTATTGGTGATTCGGTGACCAAAGGATATGGATTAAAAAATCCCGAATCGCAATCCTATCCGGCGCAATTGCAGACTCTTTTGGGTTCATCTTATCAGGTCGAAAATTTTGGGGTAAGCGGTACAACTTTGCTAAGCAAAGGGCATCGACCTTATGTTTTGACCGATGAATATCAGCGTGCACTTGCTTTTAAACCACAAATAGTAATCATTCATTTGGGACTGAACGATACCGATCCAAGGAACTGGCCCAATTATCGGGATGATTTTATTCCGGATTATTTGAAACTCATTCATTCATTTCAAAGTTTGGATGGAAAATCGCCCAAGATTTTTATTTGCCGGATGACTCCGATTTTTAATGCGCATCCGAGATTTAAATCAGGTACCCGCGACTGGTTCTGGCAAATTCAGGAAAAGATTGAACAGATTGCAAAAACTGCCCAGGTTGGGTTAATTGATTTGCATACCCCGCTCTATTCTCGTCCCGATTTATTCAAAGATGCGATTCATCCTGACCAAACGGGGGCAGGTATAATTGCAAAAACCGTTTTTCAGCATATTACCGGAAATTTTGGTGGTTTGCAGCTGGCTCCGGTGTTCATGAACCACATGGTTCTGCAGCAGAAATCTAAAATCCACGTGTGGGGAAAGGCCAATTCCGGTTCTGAAATCGTTGGAGAATTCAACCATCAAATAGAAAAATGTATTGTAGGCGAATCCGGAGATTGGTCGCTGACTTTTAATCCGGCTCCAGCTGGAGGTCCTTATACTTTAAAAGTTAATTCAGGAAACCAGCAATCTGTTCTTCTCAACGATATTCTGGTTGGAGAAATCTGGATTTGTGCTGGTCAGTCGAACATGGAATTTCAGTTGAAAGATGCGGCCACTGCATCATCTGACCTTCCAAAGGTAGCCAACCCCAATCTTCGTTTCTATCAATTAAAAGGCATTGTTAGGCCGGATGATACAAAATGGGATTCGTTGTCGCTTGAAAGAATAAACAAGCTGGACTTTTTTGAAGGGAATTGGGAAAAATGTAATCCGGAGAATTCCGGTAATTTTTCGGCCATTGGTTATTATTTCGGAAAAATGCTGAATGAAAATCTGAACGTTCCGGTTGGCATCATCCAGGTCAGTGTTGGCGGAGCTCCGATAGAAGCATTCATCGACCGGAAAACATTGGAGTTCGATCCGAACCTTGTTGATGTTCTTACAAACTGGAAACAAAATGATTTTATCATGGATTGGTGTCGCGATCGGGCTAAATTAAATATCTCCTTAAGTAAAAATGAACTTCAACGGCACCCATTTGAGCCTGCCTATATTTATGAATCAGGAATCCAGGTACTTGCAGGAATGCCTGTGAGTGGAGTTATTTGGTATCAGGGTGAATCGAATGCACACAATGCCGAACATTATAAGAATGCTTTTCCTGCATTGGTAAATTCGTGGCGAAGTAGCTTTAATAATCCGGAAATGCCGTTTTATTTTGCCCAGCTCTCAAGTTTAAACCGTCCTTCCTGGCCCTATTTTCGAAATATTCAGCGGCAGCTAAGCCTTTCTGTACCAAATACGGCGATGGTAGTAACAAGCGATTTGGGCGATTCATTGAATGTTCATCCCAAGCGAAAACGCGAAGTCGGTGAACGTTTTGCTAAACTAGCTTTAGCCAAAGTTTACGGACAAAAGCTTGAATATTCAGGGCCAGAGGTTTTGGGATTTAAGCAGATTGGAGAGGTGATCAGGATTCAGTTTAATCATGCATCCCAACTAAAAACTTCAGATGGAATGCCATTAAGAGAATTTGAAATTGCTGGTCGGGATGGAATTTTTGAATTGGTGAATGCTTCTGTAAATGGGAAAGAAATAATTATACAAACACAAATTAAGAACGTGCAAAAAATACGTTACGGCTGGAATCCTTTTTCACGAGGGAATCTGGTCAACGAAGCAGGACTACCTGCATCAACATTCGAAATGGAGATAGACAAAAATATTTTAATTAAATGA